In Trifolium pratense cultivar HEN17-A07 linkage group LG7, ARS_RC_1.1, whole genome shotgun sequence, a genomic segment contains:
- the LOC123899996 gene encoding uncharacterized protein LOC123899996: MNFWKGIPTVQNFGQYTRVLFNPNIDAAAELKQRMLDRTISKPHSIYAINETTKAHVLDQWVYKTIRHTLSTLGLCAMVTITDIDLFVYFHFRFMKLYLSCHN, encoded by the exons ATGAATTTTTGGAAAG GTATACCTACTGTTCAGAATTTCGGACAATATACAAGGGTGTTATTCAATCCAAATATTGATGCCGCTGCAGAATTGAAGCAAAG AATGCTGGACAGAACAATTTCTAAGCCTCATTCGATATATGCAATAAATGAAACTACAAAAGCACATGTATTGGATCAGTGGGTGTACAAAACAATTAGACATACTCTATCAACCCTTGGTTTATGTGCAATGGTAACCATTACTGATATTGATTTGTTTGTCTATTTTCATTTTAGATTTATGAAGTTGTACCTAAGTTGTCACAATTAA
- the LOC123899297 gene encoding uncharacterized protein LOC123899297, with protein sequence MVGVFRRSVSFPNKNPNRPSQKPQISHHIRSISLPCRSHPLISQIKDEINGLNSWINSTSKSQPLTTKNLSNGLTLLKQTHETFQDILQLPQTQESLRYHPLWVEKLLEYSLRFVDAYGMFQTSILSLKEVHSSVQIGIRKRDESKLVIYLKAKKILSKEIEKLVSGIRCVNLNVPQQQLHVPVYSCSSTMLSIADSVELGRVIEDVMSLTVSVSVVLFSGVAMSFASKRFSWVKMVRKSGSYKKECEGIEEIQKQLNEVENIGNLKKKGDEEVRSVLKRMRDLEECICGIESVSEKVFRALINSRVLLLNTLTLSQ encoded by the coding sequence atggtaggTGTTTTTCGGCGTTCAGTTTCATTTCCAAACAAAAATCCTAACCGTCCATCACAAAAGCCACAAATATCACACCACATAAGATCCATTAGTCTTCCATGCAGATCTCACCCGTTAATTTCCCAGATCAAAGATGAAATCAACGGTCTCAATTCATGGATTAATTCCACTTCAAAATCTCAACCACTAACAACCAAAAACCTCTCTAACGGTTTAACACTTCTCAAACAAACACATGAAACTTTTCAAGACATTCTCCAACTTCCCCAAACACAAGAATCACTCCGTTATCATCCTCTTTGGGTTGAGAAGCTTCTAGAATATTCTCTTCGATTCGTCGATGCTTACGGAATGTTCCAAACATCGATATTATCTCTTAAAGAAGTACATTCATCAGTTCAAATTGGAATTAGAAAACGAGATGAATCAAAATTGGTTATATACTTAAAAGCTAAGAAAATTTTGAGTAAGGAAATTGAGAAGCTAGTTTCTGGAATCCGATGTGTGAATCTCAATGTTCCACAACAACAATTACATGTTCCTGTTTATTCATGTTCTTCAACGATGCTATCAATTGCAGATAGTGTTGAATTAGGACGTGTAATTGAGGATGTTATGAGTTTAACGGTTTCTGTTTCGGTTGTTCTTTTCAGCGGGGTAGCAATGTCATTTGCTTCGAAGAGATTTTCTTGGGTGAAAATGGTTAGAAAAAGTGGAAGTTACAAAAAAGAGTGTGAAGGGATTGAAGAAATTCAGAAACAGTTGAATGAGGTTGAAAATATTGggaatttgaaaaagaaaggaGATGAAGAAGTAAGATCGGTTTTGAAGAGAATGCGCGATTTAGAAGAATGTATTTGTGGTATTGAAAGTGTTAGTGAGAAAGTTTTCAGAGCTTTGATCAATTCACGAGTTCTATTGCTCAACACTCTTACCCTGTCGCAGTAG